A window from Acropora palmata chromosome 14, jaAcrPala1.3, whole genome shotgun sequence encodes these proteins:
- the LOC141865600 gene encoding uncharacterized protein LOC141865600: protein MQADPFPRSELSSARTPHEKPCESPRGIGSNPPIIGTSRSGSGSDSGHSKGSQAKLAVAQLKIENLREQQRLKEKRHELDKESLRVELQMELLNARADAEQAKIELSMAKEVSEGLSNRSISSLNVPKQTLHETVGKYLESYDEVPRLTPTPLQQPERTTYDQGFPRHSADSINVPEVQRFLQSQQEAIKQQDETVRLVATGLERLKMPKRELMSFDGDPKGYPRFIKGFEVNVERRVKDYNERLTFLIQYCRGAAKEAIENCIMLPPEQGYHEAKDILRKNFGQKHIVVRAFVDKVIRGPQIRASEPDKLSQLTRDMRNCILNSEHMHYQADINSMDTLKRVVMRLPSHLQAKWAQESSKLIESGIEPEFSHLTKFVERRAIVANTAFGKLVGTKPDGEKDSKPVRRKIAHDQAVKVTSLATQASYGYRRQELSCEPRQTQSAGTQVSNSPEFPRPSVCLFCDGSHTLEKCFRFRDRSYKERKEFVLNKRLCMNCLKENHVAKRCRLARACMLSGCARRHHSLLHPPPTLGEESRVANCEAQRVPVNQDPCSASGAGEGQCTAIGSSRPRVGFRVVPVRVRGCDGGPEVETCAFLDNGSDTTLCLKGLVHRLGLNGTPKHFTLSSINSESSPRVGYEVGLDVMALNGDDSVRLDKVWTVDHLPVLNRNIPCEEDVKRWPHLRGIEFPKLDGKVIEILIGNDVPEAHWVFERRRGRRKQPYAVRTPLGWTLIGPLGQTSSSVAQVNFVCGGQEMLSNQFKRLYDAEFSESLSCTKQALSVEDHQALAILESSARKVDGHYQLALPWRFQTPCLPNNRSVAARRLQALERRFLADPALFEKYKDTINQYIANGHARKVLTPKDPPPGKLWYLPHHPVFHPQKPNKVRVVFDCAARFRETSLNDQLLQGPDLTNNLTGVLL, encoded by the coding sequence GTGATTCGGGACATAGTAAAGGATCACAAGCGAAACTGGCGGTTGCTCAGCTGAAGATTGAAAACCTCAGGGAGCAGCAAAGATTGAAGGAAAAGCGCCATGAGTTAGATAAAGAAAGCCTCAGAGTAGAATTGCAAATGGAGTTGTTAAATGCTCGCGCGGATGCTGAACAAGCTAAGATTGAGTTATCGATGGCCAAAGAAGTGAGTGAAGGCTTGTCCAACAGATCCATCAGCTCACTTAACGTACCTAAACAGACACTTCACGAAACAGTTGGGAAGTATCTTGAATCATATGATGAAGTTCCGAGACTAACTCCTACCCCGCTCCAGCAGCCTGAAAGAACAACTTATGATCAAGGATTTCCTCGCCATTCTGCGGATTCCATCAATGTTCCAGAAGTACAAAGGTTCCTGCAGTCGCAACAAGAAGCCATAAAGCAACAGGATGAAACCGTTCGTTTGGTGGCTACTGGTTTGGAGAGGTTGAAGATGCCCAAGAGAGAGTTAATGTCTTTTGACGGTGATCCAAAGGGGTACCCCCGATTCATCAAGGGCTTTGAGGTAAACGTAGAACGCAGAGTAAAAGACTACAATGAAAGGCTGACCTTCTTGATACAGTATTGTAGAGGAGCGGCAAAAGAGGCAATAGAGAACTGCATTATGTTACCTCCGGAACAAGGCTACCATGAGGCTAAAGATATCCTACGTAAGAACTTTGGACAAAAGCACATAGTTGTACGTGCCTTCGTTGACAAAGTTATTAGAGGTCCTCAAATTCGAGCGTCCGAACCCGACAAGTTGTCCCAGTTGACCCGAGACATGAGGAACTGTATTTTGAATTCTGAACACATGCATTACCAGGCCGACATTAATTCCATGGACACGCTTAAGAGGGTTGTTATGCGTCTCCCTTCCCATCTTCAGGCAAAGTGGGCCCAGGAATCGAGCAAGTTGATTGAAAGTGGAATTGAGCCAGAGTTCTCTCACCTGACTAAGTTTGTAGAACGACGAGCAATTGTTGCTAATACTGCGTTTGGCAAGTTGGTAGGGACTAAGCCTGATGGAGAAAAGGATTCAAAACCTGTCAGGAGGAAGATAGCCCATGATCAAGCAGTGAAGGTTACGAGTCTCGCCACACAAGCTTCCTATGGTTATCGGAGACAAGAACTTTCTTGTGAACCCAGACAGACTCAAAGTGCAGGGACGCAAGTGTCAAACAGTCCTGAATTTCCACGTCCGTCTGTCTGCTTGTTCTGCGACGGCTCTCACACCTTGGAGAAATGCTTCAGGTTCAGGGATAGGTCCTATAAAGAACGTAAGGAGTTTGTGCTGAACAAGAGACTTTGTATGAACTGTTTGAAGGAGAACCATGTTGCTAAACGATGCAGATTAGCAAGGGCATGTATGCTCAGTGGCTGCGCTAGACGACACCACTCACTCCTTCATCCTCCTCCGACCTTAGGGGAGGAATCTAGAGTTGCTAACTGTGAAGCCCAGCGAGTTCCTGTCAACCAAGATCCATGTAGTGCTTCTGGGGCCGGAGAAGGTCAGTGTACTGCGATTGGTTCCAGCAGACCCCGTGTtggttttagagttgttccaGTTAGAGTCCGTGGTTGTGATGGCGGACCCGAAGTAGAGACGTGCGCGTTCTTGGATAATGGTTCAGACACCACCCTTTGCTTAAAAGGCCTGGTCCATCGGCTCGGTTTGAACGGAACGCCTAAGCATTTTACTTTGTCTTCGATTAACTCTGAGAGCTCCCCTAGGGTGGGTTATGAAGTTGGACTGGATGTGATGGCTCTTAATGGTGACGACAGTGTGCGTTTAGACAAGGTATGGACCGTGGACCATCTCCCAGTTCTTAACAGAAATATTCCTTGTGAAGAAGACGTGAAGCGATGGCCTCACTTACGCGGCATAGAGTTTCCCAAGCTTGATGGAAAGGTCATTGAGATTTTGATCGGAAATGATGTCCCCGAGGCCCATTGGGTTTTCGAGCGGAGGCGTGGAAGACGTAAGCAGCCCTATGCTGTTAGAACACCTCTTGGTTGGACACTTATTGGTCCCCTGGGCCAAACGTCGTCTTCTGTGGCCCAAGTCAACTTTGTTTGTGGAGGACAAGAAATGTTATCGAATCAGTTTAAGAGACTGTACGACGCTGAATTCTCGGAATCCCTGTCGTGCACGAAACAAGCATTGTCTGTTGAAGACCATCAGGCACTTGCTATCCTAGAAAGCTCTGCACGAAAGGTAGATGGCCATTACCAGTTAGCTCTACCCTGGCGTTTCCAAACCCCTTGTTTGCCAAACAATCGTTCTGTTGCCGCACGCAGACTACAAGCCCTCGAGAGACGTTTCCTGGCTGACCCAGCTCTGTTTGAGAAGTATAAAGACACCATCAATCAATATATAGCTAACGGCCATGCGAGAAAGGTTTTAACTCCAAAAGATCCACCTCCTGGCAAACTCTGGTATTTACCGCACCACCCGGTGTTTCATCCCCAGAAACCCAACAAAGTTAGAGTGGTCTTTGACTGCGCTGCACGTTTCAGAGAGACTTCCTTGAATGACCAGTTACTTCAAGGGCCAGACTTGACGAATAATTTAACTGGAGTTCTTCTGTGA